The Malassezia japonica chromosome 5, complete sequence genome contains a region encoding:
- a CDS encoding uncharacterized protein (EggNog:ENOG503NZ2G; COG:N) has translation MAAAGERVWSALLAGARREAGATTVVLGDPGSGKSTLVASICAKAPKKEAAGALDYTYTHDEHGLVHVYTLHSADASVAATLPYAFPPVSEGRASLHAVRGARFVLVLDWHAPWRFVEQLEAWLALVRHVVGSAYAPDEDAVRAAMQHERVHALGGGRALPPGLLAENLGVEITIVLAKSDAVPHLLSERHITEAQLDYVQQVVRTIAMRYGAGIVATSRQRPGSFEAARAFLATGAGTASTNDAALLCVPRSWDSWSKIAVLDESFSSQDTAAAWEADLGGADVLRTHEAQAAVPMPDSAAFLAQLYAQQQASGEASADDVPGAARNAALAEQQARPDETPRRTRLTMAAADLEPQANSPGVTTPKQTEVLHSFFQSLLKKPGSPGSAPGTPSARRPRARDES, from the exons AtggccgccgcgggcgaACGCGTGTGGAGCGCCttgctcgccggcgcgcggcgcgaggccggcgcgacgacggtcgtgctcggcgatcCGGGGTCGGGCAAGTCGACGCTTGTTGCGAGTATCTGTGCGAAAGCGCCAAAGAAGgaggcggccggcgcgctcgactaTACCTACACACACGACGAGCACGGGCTCGTGCATGTCTATACGCTGCACTCGGCggacgcgagcgtcgcggcgacgctccCGTACGCGTTCCCGCCGGTGAGCGAGGGGCGAGCGTCGCTGCATGcggtgcgtggcgcgcgcttTGTGCTTGTGCTCGACTGGCACGCACCGTGGCGGtttgtcgagcagctcgaggcgtggctcgcgctcgtgcgccacgTCGTGGGGTCTGCCTacgcgcccgacgaggacgcggtgcgtgctgcgatgcagcacgagcgcgtgcatGCGCTGGGCGggggccgcgcgctcccccccggcctcctcgccgaAAACCTCGGCGTGGAGATCACGATTGTGCTCGCCaagagcgacgcggtgccgcACCTCCTCAGCGAGCGGCACATtaccgaggcgcagctcgactATGTGCAGCAGGTCGTGCGTACGATTGCCATGCGGTACGGCGCGGGGATCgtcgcgacgtcgcggcaGCGCCCCGGCTCGttcgaggccgcgcgcgcgttcCTCGCCACGGGCGCCGGCACGGCCTCTACCaacgacgcggcgctcctgtGCGTCCCGCGGAGCTGGGACTCGTGGAGCAAAAttgcggtgctcgacgagtcgTTTTCGTCGCAGGacacggccgcggcgtgggAGGCGGACCTCGGCGGGGCCGAcgtcctgcgcacgca cgaggcgcaggccgcggtGCCGATGCCCGACTCTGCCGCgttcctcgcgcagctctacgcgcagcagcaggcgtCCGGCGAGGCGTCCGCGGACGACGTCccgggcgccgcacgcaac gcggcgctcgccgagcagcaggcgcgccccgacgagacgccgcggcgcacgcgcctgaCGATGGCCGCCGCAGACCTCGAGCCGCAGGCCAACTCGCCGGGCGTCACGACGCCGAAGCAGACCGAGGTGCTACACAGCTTCTTCCAGAGCC TCCTCAAAAAGCCGGGCAGCCCGGGCTcggcgcccggcacgccgagcgcccggcggcCACGCGCGAGGGACGAGTCATAG